From the genome of Plasmodium malariae genome assembly, chromosome: 9, one region includes:
- the PmUG01_09038600 gene encoding RNA methyltransferase, putative has product MNSNFTSIVSSNEEEKCDIENRKTFPLFENDNFEINQSGDDECISGSADGLEVREDEETEEEDEDGQNEYDEGEDDGEDYDEYEDYKERYDNGGVEQGQENLMDNKDNSSDSSNMSYNDLNSDEEHEKGTSYNEYYNIDDIEIIRKRIGEDGNREDSQNGADSEVHFLGGQKEVNISGLMKKKIKKKCINKSEHIYFDEIGIYKNNKIMNSEDIEDRMKYLLLLLSDSSKKKKKKKKNISIINSVVEKSSIIKELLFYYTYYYEYTKEMIKYLYYLFDIKELYLFLEINNMPKEIHLRTNTLKITRSNLMKILKGQNISVQEGRDKWNNVGIIVNDINSNVGSCNEYLYGYYMIQSSSSFIPVLELNAQENDIILDMCAAPGGKCTYLCALKKNRGLVYANDVNKLRCKAIEAHASRMGIHNLIVTCFDSLNIHKYISFQFDKILLDSFCSGTGVVNKNKSARRKSIKEIRELAQKQRKLLNNAINLVKNGGIVVYSTCSITVEENEQVINYILKKRDVNLLPTDIDIGDPGITHYRKKQFSSKIALCKRIYLHKHNYDNFFVAKLIKRSDVIFGKDKHTGNNKKRAGEENKRKKKKKKNFPKCQGEDLKRNAQDGNMRNKNTYTNNVKHVSKHDNNYAGASKSGKKDNRLNRKKVEGNTNSNTQEINDHIKISLKNKSKTNRKNAIKSHKMNYLNGKRNNLKGKKNKFKNRKEKKLQNQSEHVHSEKRGEKNGSVYGRANHSSDKANKKIKNRTIKKKKETKKWKNQRTKGQKDERKKEQSERKIKRHT; this is encoded by the coding sequence ATGAACTCAAATTTTACGAGTATCGTTTCCTCAAATGAGGAAGAGAAATGTGATATAGAAAACAGGAAGACATTTCCCCTTTttgaaaatgataattttgaaataaatcAAAGCGGAGATGATGAATGTATCTCGGGTAGTGCCGATGGGTTGGAGGTGAGAGAGGATGAGGAGACAGAGGAGGAAGATGAGGATGGACAAAATGAGTATGATGAAGGAGAAGATGATGGGGAAGATTATGACGAATATGAGGATTATAAAGAAAGATATGACAATGGAGGAGTGGAACAAGGCCAGGAGAATCTCATGGATAACAAGGACAATTCAAGTGATAGCTCTAACATGAGCTATAACGATTTGAACAGCGATGAAGAGCACGAGAAAGGAACGAGTTACAATGAATATTACAACATTGATGACatagaaataataagaaaaagaatagGAGAAGATGGAAATAGAGAAGATAGCCAAAATGGAGCAGATAGCGAAGTACATTTTCTGGGGGGACAAAAGGAGGTGAACATATCTGGgttgatgaaaaaaaaaataaagaagaagtGCATCAACAAAAGTGAgcacatatattttgatgaaataggaatatataaaaataacaaaataatgaatagtGAAGATATAGAAGAtagaatgaaatatttattgttattattaagtgatagctcgaaaaaaaaaaaaaaaaaaaaaaaaaatatttccataATAAATAGTGTGGTAGAAAAATCATCAATAATAAAAGAGctactattttattacacttattattatgagtacacaaaagaaatgataaaatatttatactacTTATTTGATATAAAAGAGCTGTACTTATTTCTTGAGATAAATAATATGCCAAAGGAAATTCACCTAAGAACGAATACATTGAAAATAACAAGAAgtaatttaatgaaaattttaaaaggaCAAAATATATCAGTACAAGAAGGAAGAGATAAATGGAATAACGTCGGCATCATTGTGAATGATATAAATTCAAATGTTGGTAGTTGTAACGAATATTTATATGGTTATTATATGATACAATCCTCTTCATCTTTTATACCTGTTTTAGAATTAAATGCCCAagaaaatgatattatattagATATGTGTGCAGCACCAGGAGGGAAATGCACTTATCTGTGTgcacttaaaaaaaatagaggtCTTGTTTATGCAAATGATGTTAACAAATTACGGTGTAAAGCTATTGAAGCACATGCTTCAAGAATGGGTATACATAATCTAATAGTTACATGTTTTGattctttaaatatacataaatatattagctTCCAGTTTGACAAAATACTTCTGGATTCTTTTTGTAGTGGTACAGGTGTtgttaacaaaaataaaagtgctagaagaaaaagtataaaagaaataagagAACTAGCACAAAAACAACGAAAACTATTAAACAATGCAATtaatttagtaaaaaatgGAGGAATTGTTGTTTATTCTACTTGTAGTATTACTGTGGAAGAAAATGAACAAgtcataaattatattttaaaaaaaagagatgtTAATTTATTACCAACCGATATAGACATAGGAGATCCAGGAATAACTCATTATAGAAAGAAACAGTTCTCTAGCAAAATAGCCTTATGCAAAAGgatttatttacataaacataattaCGATAATTTCTTTGTTGCTAAATTAATTAAGCGATCTGATGTTATCTTCGGTAAAGATAAACATAcaggaaataataaaaaacgaGCAGgggaagaaaataaaaggaaaaaaaaaaaaaaaaaaaattttcccaAATGCCAAGGAGaagatttaaaaagaaatgcGCAAGATGGTAATATgcgaaataaaaatacatacacaaaTAATGTGAAGCATGTTTCAAAGCATGATAATAATTACGCAGGCGCTTCCAAAAGTGGAAAAAAGGACAACAGACTCAACAGAAAGAAGGTAGAAGGCAATACAAATAGCAACACCCAGGAGATAAAtgatcatataaaaattagcTTAAAAAACAAATCTAAAACTAACAGGAAAAATGCGATTAAAAGCCACAAGATGAACTACTTAAATGGAAAAAGGAACAATCTCAAGGgcaaaaaaaacaagtttaagaatagaaaagaaaaaaaattacagaaTCAGTCCGAACATGTGCATTCAGAAAAAAGGGGCGAGAAAAATGGAAGCGTATATGGCAGAGCAAATCACAGCTCCGATAAggcaaacaaaaaaattaagaacaggactattaaaaaaaagaaggaaacgaaaaaatggaaaaaccAACGGACGAAAGGACAAAAGGACGAAAGGAAGAAAGAACAAAGTGaacgtaaaataaaaagacaCACTTGA
- the PmUG01_09038700 gene encoding A/G-specific adenine glycosylase, putative, with the protein MNKGNFEKSEKPGKGSTKNSELKKGNKISSSKRGMCTHNKIQKTENFTEEYHYSILQKYNYDIVKDLLEWYYKYRRKLPWRNDKPPYTTSVQLDEGKITGGDIRHYFTKSDNKKIKKEDLNSYINKNTNNEREKRTIGVVVKVKKEQQNLACQEVKRIKKETILNNENKNIEINQMIRNDENITMLSTCIRPNSNPYNNENVENIRSESINNADNLCLRGYQIYISEIMLQQTKVHTVLNYYIKWMNTWSSIFELAKRNLDDVLILWKGLGYYNRAKNLLECCKTVVEKYNGIFPNDIKLLKELPGIGDYTSKAICIHLYNRKDICIDTNIIRIFSRITDTINYYKSTVLSKHCEEVSHILCSGEFNYSDLSQALMDLGSSVCTNSPLCAKCPLNKYCLIHLKTNKKKYSPFNLIHPTDCTLCVLKRNVEIKSVPLVKRKKKTGKTCLVLLVKREEVNNGDNSGNSSINNVPTANHSRTNHLDDHYLMIKNTDSNLFSMHYLFPLLLIDQFDKKTVHVHLNSLLSKLNLNNSKKDSFTYINHFKHIFSHLTYDTYIYVCSVLDAENTTINGENTWIKLKDIKDFTHNTFCQHIIDHYKEKIDDKKNYFSEFYI; encoded by the exons ATGAATAAGGGCAATTTTGAAAAGAGTGAGAAACCTGGAAAGGGGTCCACAAAAAATAGCGAGTTGAAAAAGGGAAACAAAATAAGCAGCTCAAAAAGGGGCATGTGCACACATAACAAAATACAAAAGACTGAAAATTTTACGGAGGAATATCACTATTCCATATTGcagaaatataattatgatataGTAAAAGATTTATTAGAGTGGTATTACAAATATAGGCGAAAGCTGCCATGGAGAAATGACAAGCCACCATACACGACAAGCGTTCAATTGGATGAAGGAAAAATAACTGGAGGAGATATAAGGCATTACTTTACTAAaagtgataataaaaaaattaaaaaagaagatttgAATAGTTATATTAACAAGAACACAAATAAcgaaagggaaaaaagaacaatCGGGGTTGtagtaaaagtaaaaaaagaacaacaaAATTTAGCATGTCAAGaagtaaaaagaataaaaaaggaaactatattaaataatgaaaataagaaCATAGAGATAAACCAAATGATaagaaatgatgaaaatattacCATGTTATCAACGTGTATAAGACCCAATAGTAATCCTtacaataatgaaaatgttgAAAATATTAGAAGCGAGTCGATAAATAATGCAGACAATTTATGTTTAAGGGGGtaccaaatatatataagtgaaATAATGTTACAACAAACGAAGGTACATACTGTTTTAAATTACTATATAAAGTGGATGAATACATGGAGTAGCATTTTCGAATTGGCAAAAAGAAATCTAGATgatgttttaatattatggAAAGGGTTAGGATATTATAATAGAGCcaaaaatttattagaaTGCTGTAAAACAGTtgttgaaaaatataatggtATATTCccaaatgatataaaattactaaaAGAATTACCAGGTATTGGTGATTACACATCTAAAgctatatgtatacatttatataacagAAAAGATATTTGTATTGATACTAATAtcataagaatattttcAAGAATTACTGATACAatcaattattataaatccACTGTTTTATCTAAACATTGTGAAGAGGTAAGCCACATTTTATGTTCAGGTGAATTCAATTATTCTGACCTTAGTCAGGCTTTAATGGATTTAGGATCAAGTGTTTGTACCAACTCCCCTTTATGTGCAAAGTGTCCTTTGAATAAATATTGtcttattcatttaaaaacaaacaagaaaaaatatagccCCTTTAACCTGATCCATCCCACTGATTGCACACTGTGCGTTCTGAAGAGAAACGTCGAAATTAAGAGTGTCCCTCTTgtgaaaaggaagaaaaaaacagGGAAAACGTGCCTAGTATTGCTGGTAAAAAGGGAAGAAGTAAATAACGGGGATAATAGTGGAAATAGCAGTATTAATAACGTACCCACAGCTAACCATAGTCGAACGAACCACTTGGATGATCATTATTTGATGATCAAGAACACGGACTCGAATTTATTTTCCATGCATTATTTGTTTCCCCTTTTGCTTATTGATCAGTTTGACAAAAAAACCGTACATGTG CATTTAAACAGTTTACTATccaaattaaatttaaacaaTTCCAAGAAGGATTCCTTTACATac attAACCACTTTAAGCATATATTTTCTCACCTCACGTATGACACGTACATTTATGTTTGTTCTGTTTTGGACGCG GAAAATACAACAATCAACGGAGAAAATACAtggataaaattaaaagacaTCAAG gatTTTACGCACAATACATTTTGTCAACATATAATAGATcattataaagaaaagatagatgataaaaaaaattatttttccgaattttacatttaa